Proteins encoded together in one Amblyomma americanum isolate KBUSLIRL-KWMA chromosome 1, ASM5285725v1, whole genome shotgun sequence window:
- the LOC144114048 gene encoding sal-like protein 1 isoform X1, whose amino-acid sequence MSRRKQACPSRHIASPASSSLCVGNSHNGAVVHRSSCLPGQLPLRKSSGRGGSSTGGEEESSDDEHVCGRCRAEFPTLDHFLAHKRCCPSVESMGLPGSTPSRLSCSDDDAAGRQSASDAAEVDEEPSVAARLPSTHVALEALQSTKVAVAQFAYGSSGGPAEIAALHEALMALQQQQVVQLHIIQQLQAYVGASPALPVNLTRAADSTPPPPAPPPPRTVPSPEAPGGQTHATPPPPNTVVDLATKESAAPEPADPPAAESPLGEPMGGTLLVAPPAGPPPPDEPNTLELLQRHTEKALQDTMSGGSFLLNGLGSPDPSRLRRKGDGRPDEAYLRHRCRFCGKVFGSDSALQIHIRSHTGERPFKCNVCGNRFSTKGNLKVHFQRHRAKYPHVRMNPHPVPEHLDKHFPPLEPPGDRSPTSPSGATSSPPPSLQPALALQPAPLGVLVKAAAPRPEDLVRPSCSGALALRATRSTSPGSERTSNVTTPMTSAELESERPLSLKAEPEDEADDKVSDEDRDSCGVSGSADDSMPFTSAGSFLSGSFSTLQTTADAAVPLHADPAFYQDLLPKPGSNDNSWETLMEVTRPSETSKLQQLVDNIEHKLSDPNQCVICHRVLSCRSALQMHYRTHTGERPFRCKICGRAFTTKGNLKTHMGVHRVKPPLRVLHKCPVCHKQFTNSLVLQQHVRMHGSESLHATQSFQGTSQRPTPPPKTSSSPPPSSPTSPAPEQKKEEGRSPSPQPLMRPLSPERPPSQLTSLAALENQVKGIKTSLQVPALPFGPFGMGLSSGFGRFDDQSLLLGRTPETGQRSPAFSPRAGSELSTGDERSTPGAPSPSGGTSPPVNGGPLDLTPRTLLGRPADSFSGRFFAAPPLGGLPFPGAAPGRPNTTCQICFKTFACNSALEIHYRSHTKERPFKCSVCERGFSTKGNLKQHMLTHKIRDLPATLFAATPSAGASGPSPAPSPGRSASPCSEQRPGASPDESRTKRVEPGGPPPPPPPPQHQPRRPPGLPRHVCHVCNKPFSSSSSLQIHMRTHTGDRPFKCSVCGRAFTTKGNLKVHMGTHMWNNGSSRRGRRMSIELPSLLSGPKADFVPPPPPPHELFYPYLGPAYLNGMLGPKANEISVIQGASTEPRPGDEAEPQNGAWAWKMACNLCAKICGSSLELEAHLKAHHRKELEVQSPDNVAV is encoded by the coding sequence GTTCGGGCCGAGGCGGGAGCAGCACTGGCGGCGAAGAAGAGAGCAGCGACGACGAGCACGTGTGCGGCCGCTGCCGCGCCGAGTTCCCCACGCTCGACCATTTCCTGGCCCACAAGCGCTGCTGCCCGAGCGTCGAGTCGATGGGGCTGCCGGGCAGCACGCCTAGCCGGCTGTCGTGCAGCGACGACGACGCGGCAGGCCGCCAGTCGGCGTCGGACGCGGCCGAGGTGGACGAGGAGCCCTCGGTGGCTGCACGACTGCCCTCCACCCACGTGGCGCTGGAGGCTCTGCAAAGCACCAAGGTGGCCGTGGCCCAGTTCGCCTACGGCAGCTCCGGAGGCCCCGCCGAGATCGCCGCGCTGCACGAAGCGCTGATGGCGCTCCAGCAGCAGCAGGTCGTTCAGCTGCACATCATCCAGCAGCTGCAGGCGTACGTGGGTGCGTCGCCCGCGCTTCCGGTGAACCTGACCAGGGCGGCTGACAGCACGCCGCCTCctccggcgccgccgccgccgaggacCGTGCCCAGCCCCGAAGCCCCGGGGGGACAGACACACGCGACCCCGCCGCCGCCGAACACCGTGGTCGACCTGGCCACCAAGGAGAGCGCGGCCCCTGAGCCGGCCGATCCGCCCGCCGCGGAGTCACCGCTCGGGGAGCCCATGGGTGGCACCCTGCTGGTGGCGCCGCCCGCGGGGCCGCCGCCGCCAGACGAGCCCAACACGCTCGAGCTTCTGCAGCGGCACACCGAGAAGGCGCTGCAGGACACAATGAGCGGCGGCTCGTTCCTGCTCAACGGCCTCGGCTCCCCGGACCCGAGCCGGCTGCGCAGGAAGGGCGACGGCCGACccgacgaggcctacctgcgccATCGGTGTCGCTTTTGTGGCAAGGTGTTCGGCAGCGACAGCGCGCTGCAAATCCACATTCGCTCCCATACCGGGGAAAGACCCTTCAAGTGCAACGTTTGCGGGAACAGGTTTTCAACGAAGGGCAACCTCAAGGTGCACTTTCAAAGACACCGTGCAAAGTACCCACACGTGCGAATGAACCCGCATCCTGTTCCGGAGCACTTGGACAAGCATTTCCCGCCTTTGGAGCCTCCCGGGGATCGCAGCCCGACATCGCCCTCCGGTGCcacgtcgtcgccgccgccatcgCTACAACCTGCGCTGGCACTTCAGCCAGCACCATTGGGAGTCTTGGTCAAGGCCGCGGCGCCGCGGCCTGAGGACCTTGTCAGGCCCAGCTGCAGCGGCGCACTGGCATTACGAGCCACCAGAAGCACCTCTCCCGGCTCCGAAAGGACGAGCAATGTGACTACACCGATGACGTCGGCGGAGCTCGAAAGCGAGCGCCCTTTGAGCCTAAAAGCCGAGCCAGAGGATGAAGCAGATGACAAAGTGTCGGACGAAGACAGAGACTCATGCGGGGTGAGCGGCTCTGCCGACGACTCTATGCCGTTCACATCAGCTGGGTCATTCTTGAGCGGCTCCTTCTCGACGCTCCAGACGACCGCAGACGCAGCAGTTCCACTTCATGCGGATCCCGCTTTCTACCAAGACTTGCTGCCGAAGCCTGGAAGTAACGACAACTCGTGGGAAACCCTCATGGAGGTGACGAGGCCGTCTGAGACCTCCAAGCTGCAGCAACTGGTGGACAACATAGAGCACAAGCTGAGTGACCCGAATCAATGCGTGATATGTCATCGTGTGCTCAGTTGCCGCAGCGCCTTGCAGATGCATTACCGGACACACACTGGTGAACGGCCATTCCGCTGCAAAATCTGCGGTCGTGCGTTTACTACGAAAGGAAATCTTAAGACACACATGGGAGTGCATAGAGTCAAGCCACCGCTACGCGTACTTCACAAGTGCCCTGTCTGTCACAAACAGTTCACCAATTCTCTTGTGCTTCAGCAACACGTCCGTATGCACGGCTCTGAAAGCTTACACGCGACGCAGAGCTTTCAAGGGACGTCGCAGAGGCCAACACCGCCACCAAAGACGTCTTCGTCACCTCCGCCGAGTTCTCCAACTTCACCTGCACCTGAGCAGAAGAAAGAAGAAGGTCGGTCGCCCTCCCCTCAGCCTCTGATGCGACCGCTCAGTCCTGAGCGCCCGCCGTCTCAGCTGACGTCGTTAGCAGCACTCGAAAACCAGGTTAAAGGCATCAAGACGTCACTGCAAGTGCCAGCATTGCCCTTTGGTCCCTTTGGCATGGGTCTTTCGTCTGGCTTTGGCCGCTTCGATGACCAGTCGCTTCTGCTGGGTCGAACACCTGAAACAGGGCAACGGTCTCCGGCGTTTTCGCCACGAGCTGGGTCCGAACTGTCAACCGGCGATGAAAGGTCGACTCCAGGGGCGCCGTCGCCGTCTGGCGGCACTTCGCCGCCCGTGAATGGCGGACCACTAGACCTTACGCCGCGGACGTTGCTCGGTCGGCCAGCGGACAGCTTTTCTGGGCGATTCTTCGCTGCGCCGCCACTGGGAGGGCTGCCGTTTCCTGGCGCCGCGCCCGGCCGCCCCAACACTACATGCCAGATATGCTTCAAGACGTTTGCCTGCAACAGTGCTCTCGAGATCCACTACCGGAGCCACACCAAAGAGCGACCGTTCAAATGCAGCGTCTGCGAGCGAGGCTTTTCCACAAAGGGAAACCTCAAGCAGCACATGCTGACGCACAAGATCAGAGACCTGCCGGCCACGTTGTTCGCGGCCACCCCGAGTGCTGGGGCGAGCGGACCAAGTCCGGCCCCGAGCCCCGGGCGCTCTGCGAGCCCCTGCTCCGAGCAGCGGCCAGGGGCGAGCCCCGACGAAAGCCGGACCAAGAGGGTGGAGCCGGGcgggccgccgccgcctccgccgccgccgcagcatcAGCCCCGGAGGCCCCCTGGGCTGCCCAGACACGTGTGCCACGTGTGCAACAAGCCCTTCTCGAGCTCTAGTTCTCTCCAGAtccacatgcgcacacacactgGTGACCGGCCCTTCAAGTGCTCCGTGTGCGGCCGCGCCTTCACCACCAAGGGAAACCTCAAGGTGCACATGGGCACGCACATGTGGAACAACGGCAGCTCACGCCGCGGCCGCCGCATGTCTATCGAGCTGCCTTCGCTGCTGAGCGGGCCCAAGGCCGACTTtgtgccgccgccaccgccgcctcacGAGCTGTTCTACCCCTACCTTGGGCCGGCCTACCTGAATGGCATGCTGGGACCGAAGGCGAACGAGATCTCCGTCATCCAGGGCGCCAGCACCGAACCCCGGCCGGGAGACGAGGCCGAGCCGCAGAACGGCGCCTGGGCCTGGAAGATGGCCTGTAACCTGTGCGCCAAGATCTGCGGCTCGTCGCTCGAGCTGGAGGCTCACCTCAAGGCGCACCACCGCAAGGAACTGGAGGTCCAGTCGCCTGACAACGTGGCCGTCTGA
- the LOC144114048 gene encoding sal-like protein 1 isoform X2 — MSRRKQACPSRHIASPASSSLCVGNSHNGSGRGGSSTGGEEESSDDEHVCGRCRAEFPTLDHFLAHKRCCPSVESMGLPGSTPSRLSCSDDDAAGRQSASDAAEVDEEPSVAARLPSTHVALEALQSTKVAVAQFAYGSSGGPAEIAALHEALMALQQQQVVQLHIIQQLQAYVGASPALPVNLTRAADSTPPPPAPPPPRTVPSPEAPGGQTHATPPPPNTVVDLATKESAAPEPADPPAAESPLGEPMGGTLLVAPPAGPPPPDEPNTLELLQRHTEKALQDTMSGGSFLLNGLGSPDPSRLRRKGDGRPDEAYLRHRCRFCGKVFGSDSALQIHIRSHTGERPFKCNVCGNRFSTKGNLKVHFQRHRAKYPHVRMNPHPVPEHLDKHFPPLEPPGDRSPTSPSGATSSPPPSLQPALALQPAPLGVLVKAAAPRPEDLVRPSCSGALALRATRSTSPGSERTSNVTTPMTSAELESERPLSLKAEPEDEADDKVSDEDRDSCGVSGSADDSMPFTSAGSFLSGSFSTLQTTADAAVPLHADPAFYQDLLPKPGSNDNSWETLMEVTRPSETSKLQQLVDNIEHKLSDPNQCVICHRVLSCRSALQMHYRTHTGERPFRCKICGRAFTTKGNLKTHMGVHRVKPPLRVLHKCPVCHKQFTNSLVLQQHVRMHGSESLHATQSFQGTSQRPTPPPKTSSSPPPSSPTSPAPEQKKEEGRSPSPQPLMRPLSPERPPSQLTSLAALENQVKGIKTSLQVPALPFGPFGMGLSSGFGRFDDQSLLLGRTPETGQRSPAFSPRAGSELSTGDERSTPGAPSPSGGTSPPVNGGPLDLTPRTLLGRPADSFSGRFFAAPPLGGLPFPGAAPGRPNTTCQICFKTFACNSALEIHYRSHTKERPFKCSVCERGFSTKGNLKQHMLTHKIRDLPATLFAATPSAGASGPSPAPSPGRSASPCSEQRPGASPDESRTKRVEPGGPPPPPPPPQHQPRRPPGLPRHVCHVCNKPFSSSSSLQIHMRTHTGDRPFKCSVCGRAFTTKGNLKVHMGTHMWNNGSSRRGRRMSIELPSLLSGPKADFVPPPPPPHELFYPYLGPAYLNGMLGPKANEISVIQGASTEPRPGDEAEPQNGAWAWKMACNLCAKICGSSLELEAHLKAHHRKELEVQSPDNVAV; from the coding sequence GTTCGGGCCGAGGCGGGAGCAGCACTGGCGGCGAAGAAGAGAGCAGCGACGACGAGCACGTGTGCGGCCGCTGCCGCGCCGAGTTCCCCACGCTCGACCATTTCCTGGCCCACAAGCGCTGCTGCCCGAGCGTCGAGTCGATGGGGCTGCCGGGCAGCACGCCTAGCCGGCTGTCGTGCAGCGACGACGACGCGGCAGGCCGCCAGTCGGCGTCGGACGCGGCCGAGGTGGACGAGGAGCCCTCGGTGGCTGCACGACTGCCCTCCACCCACGTGGCGCTGGAGGCTCTGCAAAGCACCAAGGTGGCCGTGGCCCAGTTCGCCTACGGCAGCTCCGGAGGCCCCGCCGAGATCGCCGCGCTGCACGAAGCGCTGATGGCGCTCCAGCAGCAGCAGGTCGTTCAGCTGCACATCATCCAGCAGCTGCAGGCGTACGTGGGTGCGTCGCCCGCGCTTCCGGTGAACCTGACCAGGGCGGCTGACAGCACGCCGCCTCctccggcgccgccgccgccgaggacCGTGCCCAGCCCCGAAGCCCCGGGGGGACAGACACACGCGACCCCGCCGCCGCCGAACACCGTGGTCGACCTGGCCACCAAGGAGAGCGCGGCCCCTGAGCCGGCCGATCCGCCCGCCGCGGAGTCACCGCTCGGGGAGCCCATGGGTGGCACCCTGCTGGTGGCGCCGCCCGCGGGGCCGCCGCCGCCAGACGAGCCCAACACGCTCGAGCTTCTGCAGCGGCACACCGAGAAGGCGCTGCAGGACACAATGAGCGGCGGCTCGTTCCTGCTCAACGGCCTCGGCTCCCCGGACCCGAGCCGGCTGCGCAGGAAGGGCGACGGCCGACccgacgaggcctacctgcgccATCGGTGTCGCTTTTGTGGCAAGGTGTTCGGCAGCGACAGCGCGCTGCAAATCCACATTCGCTCCCATACCGGGGAAAGACCCTTCAAGTGCAACGTTTGCGGGAACAGGTTTTCAACGAAGGGCAACCTCAAGGTGCACTTTCAAAGACACCGTGCAAAGTACCCACACGTGCGAATGAACCCGCATCCTGTTCCGGAGCACTTGGACAAGCATTTCCCGCCTTTGGAGCCTCCCGGGGATCGCAGCCCGACATCGCCCTCCGGTGCcacgtcgtcgccgccgccatcgCTACAACCTGCGCTGGCACTTCAGCCAGCACCATTGGGAGTCTTGGTCAAGGCCGCGGCGCCGCGGCCTGAGGACCTTGTCAGGCCCAGCTGCAGCGGCGCACTGGCATTACGAGCCACCAGAAGCACCTCTCCCGGCTCCGAAAGGACGAGCAATGTGACTACACCGATGACGTCGGCGGAGCTCGAAAGCGAGCGCCCTTTGAGCCTAAAAGCCGAGCCAGAGGATGAAGCAGATGACAAAGTGTCGGACGAAGACAGAGACTCATGCGGGGTGAGCGGCTCTGCCGACGACTCTATGCCGTTCACATCAGCTGGGTCATTCTTGAGCGGCTCCTTCTCGACGCTCCAGACGACCGCAGACGCAGCAGTTCCACTTCATGCGGATCCCGCTTTCTACCAAGACTTGCTGCCGAAGCCTGGAAGTAACGACAACTCGTGGGAAACCCTCATGGAGGTGACGAGGCCGTCTGAGACCTCCAAGCTGCAGCAACTGGTGGACAACATAGAGCACAAGCTGAGTGACCCGAATCAATGCGTGATATGTCATCGTGTGCTCAGTTGCCGCAGCGCCTTGCAGATGCATTACCGGACACACACTGGTGAACGGCCATTCCGCTGCAAAATCTGCGGTCGTGCGTTTACTACGAAAGGAAATCTTAAGACACACATGGGAGTGCATAGAGTCAAGCCACCGCTACGCGTACTTCACAAGTGCCCTGTCTGTCACAAACAGTTCACCAATTCTCTTGTGCTTCAGCAACACGTCCGTATGCACGGCTCTGAAAGCTTACACGCGACGCAGAGCTTTCAAGGGACGTCGCAGAGGCCAACACCGCCACCAAAGACGTCTTCGTCACCTCCGCCGAGTTCTCCAACTTCACCTGCACCTGAGCAGAAGAAAGAAGAAGGTCGGTCGCCCTCCCCTCAGCCTCTGATGCGACCGCTCAGTCCTGAGCGCCCGCCGTCTCAGCTGACGTCGTTAGCAGCACTCGAAAACCAGGTTAAAGGCATCAAGACGTCACTGCAAGTGCCAGCATTGCCCTTTGGTCCCTTTGGCATGGGTCTTTCGTCTGGCTTTGGCCGCTTCGATGACCAGTCGCTTCTGCTGGGTCGAACACCTGAAACAGGGCAACGGTCTCCGGCGTTTTCGCCACGAGCTGGGTCCGAACTGTCAACCGGCGATGAAAGGTCGACTCCAGGGGCGCCGTCGCCGTCTGGCGGCACTTCGCCGCCCGTGAATGGCGGACCACTAGACCTTACGCCGCGGACGTTGCTCGGTCGGCCAGCGGACAGCTTTTCTGGGCGATTCTTCGCTGCGCCGCCACTGGGAGGGCTGCCGTTTCCTGGCGCCGCGCCCGGCCGCCCCAACACTACATGCCAGATATGCTTCAAGACGTTTGCCTGCAACAGTGCTCTCGAGATCCACTACCGGAGCCACACCAAAGAGCGACCGTTCAAATGCAGCGTCTGCGAGCGAGGCTTTTCCACAAAGGGAAACCTCAAGCAGCACATGCTGACGCACAAGATCAGAGACCTGCCGGCCACGTTGTTCGCGGCCACCCCGAGTGCTGGGGCGAGCGGACCAAGTCCGGCCCCGAGCCCCGGGCGCTCTGCGAGCCCCTGCTCCGAGCAGCGGCCAGGGGCGAGCCCCGACGAAAGCCGGACCAAGAGGGTGGAGCCGGGcgggccgccgccgcctccgccgccgccgcagcatcAGCCCCGGAGGCCCCCTGGGCTGCCCAGACACGTGTGCCACGTGTGCAACAAGCCCTTCTCGAGCTCTAGTTCTCTCCAGAtccacatgcgcacacacactgGTGACCGGCCCTTCAAGTGCTCCGTGTGCGGCCGCGCCTTCACCACCAAGGGAAACCTCAAGGTGCACATGGGCACGCACATGTGGAACAACGGCAGCTCACGCCGCGGCCGCCGCATGTCTATCGAGCTGCCTTCGCTGCTGAGCGGGCCCAAGGCCGACTTtgtgccgccgccaccgccgcctcacGAGCTGTTCTACCCCTACCTTGGGCCGGCCTACCTGAATGGCATGCTGGGACCGAAGGCGAACGAGATCTCCGTCATCCAGGGCGCCAGCACCGAACCCCGGCCGGGAGACGAGGCCGAGCCGCAGAACGGCGCCTGGGCCTGGAAGATGGCCTGTAACCTGTGCGCCAAGATCTGCGGCTCGTCGCTCGAGCTGGAGGCTCACCTCAAGGCGCACCACCGCAAGGAACTGGAGGTCCAGTCGCCTGACAACGTGGCCGTCTGA